Genomic DNA from Bremerella alba:
GGGACGTGATTATCGTAGGCCCGGCCGCCGATCGAGGGGATTTGATCGAAGTCGTCGAGGTCGAAGGGAATCGAGTCCTGGTAACCCGGATCGACGAGACCGATGAGGTTCCCGAGCCTGTCTCGGAAATCGAAACGTCGGAATCACTAACAACTCGCAACGACGAAATTTTCGAAGACGACCCGTTTGCTTGACTTTCGCCGTCAGAATGCCATAACTGATGGCTGAATCAATACCTATGGTACAGCGGTAGAAACACTCCCCATGCAATACTTCGTTGAAATCTCTCTGCTTGCCAACTGGTGGGCGAACCTGGTGATTATCGGCATGCTGGCCGCGGCGCTAGTGATGTTGGTCGTCCTTGGGATCTTCGCGTTTTACTTCCGCCTCTGGATTCAATCGATCTGGACCGGTGCTGGCATCACCATCTTCGACCTGCTCGGCATGTCGTTCCGGAATGTGAACGCCAAGATGATCGTCCGCAGCAAAATCATGGCCGTTCAAGCCGGGCTGGGTGATTCGTCTGGGATCACCACAAAAGCACTTGAAGCGCACAATCTGGCTGGTGGTAACGTACCCCAGGTCATCAAAGCGATGATCGCGGCCAACAAAGCGAAGACCATTCAATTGACGTTCCGTGAAGCGACCGCCATCGACCTGGCTGGACGCGATGTGCTGGAAGCGGTGCAAACGAGCGTATATCCGAAAGTGATCGACTGCCCACCGCGAAATGCCAAACGCACATCACTAGATGCGATGGCCAAGAATGGAATCCAGCTCAAGGTCAAAGCCCGGGTGACAGTGCGGGCCAACTTACAGCGGTTAATTGGTGGTGCCACGGAAGAAACGATCATCGGTCGTGTGGGGGAGGGGATTGTCAGTGCGATCGGTTCTGCCGAAACGCATTCCAACGTGCTGGAGAATCCCGACCTGATCTCTAAGGCCGTGCTGTCACGTCGCCTAGATTCCAACACGGCGTTTGAAATTGTCTCGATCGATATCGCTGACATTGATGTTGGCGAAAACATTGGTGCTCGACTGCAGGCCGATCAGGCGGAAGCCGACACGCAAGTTGCCCGGGCACGTGCCGAAGGTCGCCGAGCAATGGCCGTGGCTGAAGAACGAGAAAACCTGGCTGAAATCGAAAATGCTCGCTCCGCGGTCGTCGATGCCGAATCGGAAGTTCCGAAGGCCATTTCCGAAGCCTTTCGCAACGGCGGTTTAAGCATCATGGATTACTACTCACTGCGAAACGTGCAGGCCGACACGGACATGCGTAAGTCTATCGCCCTTTCCAGTGGTTCCGTCGGCTCGTCGAGTAAGTAAGCCCCGCCATCAGGGACATCACTTGTGGGAATTTGGAACCTAATAGCCGACGTCGACGCCATCGAATTGCTGATTCGTATCGGCATTGTCGTGCTTTTTATGGTTGGTCCTTATTTGCTTCAACTTTTAGGAGGGAAAGCCGTGCAAGACGATCGCGGACAACGTCGCAGGCGAGAACCTCAAACGGACCTGGAACGCGAGATCCAAGACTTTCTCGAACAAAGTCGCGGCGGCGGAAACACCTCCTCTTCTCGCGTCCCGGCTCAGTCGGCCGATGCCTATCATGAAGATGAGTTCGTTGAAGCAGAATCTGCCCATGAATCGCTTCGAGACCATCACCTCGAATCGCCGATTGATGTTTCCCATCCAGAAGCCAAGAAACGCGAAGAACGACAGCCTTACGCGATCGAGGCAATGGTTCATCAGGAACATCAGTATGAAGAATCCGAGTCATATAACTACGACTCGGATTCGACTACTGGGTCGCCAGATGCAGGTGCCGCGATCGCCGCTATGTTCCGCGATCCGACTCAGTTACGCAATGCTTTCATACTCGGCGAAATCATGGCCCGCCCGAAGCCCCGACGTCGATAGTGCGAACTCGGTCACTTCTCAATAGTCCGGCGATAACACGCATACCTCTTTTGACTCGACCGAACGTCTGGGTTTACCTCTGGGTCTAAAGTGACTCGGCAAGCTGTGTTACAATTCTCGGTGCACAGCATAGCTAAATATTGAAAGCGAGCGATATTCCTCGCCCCCCTTTAAGGTAAGGCTCCTACCATGCCAAGCATTGAAATTGTTCCGGGAAAAACCAAGATCGGCTGGATCGGTACCGGTGTCATGGGTGCCAGCATGTGTGGCCATCTGATCGACAAGGGATTCTCGGCAACCGTTTCCAATCGCACGAAGGAGAAAGCCGCAGGACTGTTGGAGAAAGGCGCACAGTGGGCAGACACGCCCAAGCAAGTGGCCGAAGCCAGTGACGTGATCTTCACAATCGTTGGTTTTCCGGCAGACGTTCGGAGCGTCCTTCTAGGAGACGATGGTGTTCTGGCCGGCAGCAAAGCAGGCAACATCCTAGTCGATATGACGACCAGCGAACCGACCTTAGCCGTCGAAATTGCCGAGACCTCCCACGCCAAAGGTGTGTATAGCATCGACGCGCCCGTTTCCGGTGGTGACATCGGTGCCAAAGAAGCTCGGCTGTCGATCATGATCGGGGGTGATGAGGAAGTCGTCACCGCTTTGAATCCTTGCTGGGAAGCAATGGGGAAAACGATCGTTCGTCAAGGTGGGCCCGGGGCAGGGCAGCACACCAAAATGGTCAACCAAACGCTAATCGCGACCGGCATGATTGGCGTCTGCGAAGCCTTACTGTATGGTCATAAAGCTGGTCTCGATTTAGAGACCGTCCTACAGAGTGTGGGTTCAGGTGCGGCCGGCAGTTGGTCGCTAACCAATCTGGGGCCGCGTATCATTGACAACAACTTCGACCCCGGATTTTTTGTCGAGCACTTTATCAAAGACATGGGCATCGCTCTTTCCGAAGCTCGCAAGATGGGAATCGCATTGCCAGGCCTTGCCCTGGGCGAGCAACTCTACCAAGCCGTTAAAGCCCAAGGTCATGGCCGACTCGGCACGCATGCTCTTGAACTTGCGCTGTGCCAGTTGAATGACATCGATTGGAAAAATCGTTGAACATTCGACTCTAACGATTATGCCGCCGACCCCAGTGAAAAACGTTGTCTTTTCGCAACCGTTGCATTTTGACAACGCTACTTTGCGGGGAATGCTTGAGTGCACGATGGACTGTACGCAACGGCGACACGCAAATAGGGGCAATACAATGATTGCGGATGCCATTCCTCAAATGGAAGAACTCACCGACCTAGAGGTCCGAGGTGATGTTCTTATTTGCGATGATGAGCCTGATATTTGTGAGGCCTTAGCTCACTTCGTCAAGAAGCGAGGCTTCGATCCGATCGTCACCCACAAAGGGAACGATTGCATCCGGCTTGCTCTTCAGCAACGCCCTATGGCCATTCTGTTGGACGTCAATCTTCCGGATTCCAACGGGTTGGATGTTTGCTCGCAATTGACCGATGCAGTGCAGACCAGCCAGATCCCCGTCATCATCCTTAGTGCCAACGGCGGCGATGATATGATTCGGCAAAGTCGCCGCAGTGGGGCTCGTTTCTACGTTCGCAAGCCTTACGACCCCAATACGGTCGTCGCGATTCTAGAGCAAGCCGTCAACGACGCACAGGCCTGGTAACGCCGTCTCAGTCTTCGAGACTAACGCAAACCAGTTCGTTGTCGTTACGAGCGATAATGCACTGCTCTGCAAAAGCAGGGTGCGACCAGCACACACCGTCGCGGCGTGCGAGTTGATCGCGGGTTGGGTCGATGATCTTCGTCCGGTCGATCTCATGAAAACCTTCGGGAGAGAGTCGGGCGATGATTAGTTCCCCCCGCTCGTTGAACAGAAAGTATCGGTCCCGATATTTCACAAAGTGGATCGTACTCCACCGAGCCTTTGGAACGGCCGTCTGATCTTCCCAAATACGATCTCCGTTGGAAGCATCGAGACAGCGTAGCTGACCATAGCTATCTACGCCATAAATGTAATTTCCCTCGAAGACCGGCGTGCTGATAATCGAGTGAAGTCCATCGGTATCGTTTTCTGAACGACCCACACGATGCCACAACACGTCGTAGCCAAACTCGTCAGGCTTAATCCTTAGCATTAACGCGCCATCGTAAAACGAAGTAAGAAACACGCGATCGCCGTTGACAACCGGCGTGGCAACACCGATCGGCATATTGCGTGGAGCCCATGGATATCGCCAACGTACATCGCCATCTTTCGGGTCCAACGCGGCTACACTGTCGCCAGTCCAAACAAGTACGGTAGGACGCCCTGCTTGCTCGATCATGATGGGCGAAGCATAGCACGCCCGATCATTCAAGGCCCGCCACTCTTCTTCACCACTTTCTTTATCAAGGGCGATAATACAAGCACCTTTTGCCCCGCCAATCTGCAGAATCAAAAGGTCACGCCAAAGCAGTGGTGCCGCAGCAATTCCCCAGGCGGGCATTCGAATCTTGAAGTCTTTTTGTAGATCTCGCGACCAAATCTTGGTCCCGGTGATTGCATCCAAGCAATGCAGATGCCCCATTGCTCCCAAAACGTAGACATTTGAGTCATCGACTAAAGGACAAGCCCGGGGTCCGGCCGAATATCCGATATTGGAATAGGCACACGGATACTCAAAGCTCCAAAGTTTCTTCCCGTTTATCAGGTCGACGCAGTGGACGCGTTCCTTCTGCTCAGGCTCGACGATGCGATCGGTCACATAGACATAATCGTCAGCAACAGCTGGCCCGCTGTAGCCTGCTCCGATCGGGACAGTCCACTCGCGGCGCAGACCTTCCTTGGGGAACTTGCGAACAATACCTCTTTCTCGCCAAACACCATCTCGATTGGGGCCACGCCACTGCGGCCAGTCGTCGGCCATGGCCGTCAAACAGATCGAGAAGACAATCCCAACGCAGGCAAGTCGTCGCATGGTTTTACTCCCTGGCAAACAAGAGAAGAGAATCTGCCAGCAGCCTGAAGGATCGCCTACGGAAAATCAAGCCGAATCGATTTGTTTTCTCTGGAGAATCGCAGCGGTAACAACTTGGTAGATATGTTGGGCCACTCGGTCTGCGGTTAATGCCTGGAGCTCGTCCTGAGATATGAGCATGTTGATGATCGGGCCAGCCATTTTATAGTGCATACACTGTCCCACGACACTGAAAGCAAACATGTGGCGATCGCCGTCCGGCGTTCCCTTAGGAAGCAGATCTTTCAAGATGTCATTCACACGCTCGAAATGAGGACGAATAAATTCCTGCACAATATCCTGGGTTGCCTCGGAAGGATCGGCCATTTCCCGAAAGATCAGCAAATGCTTGTGATCGATTCGATCCTGGGCGGACATGGCCATGGTTACCATCTGGCGAATGAATCCCTGCAATCGCACCTCGGGGTCGATCTCGGGGCCATCTCCGGGAGGAATGAAGCCACTGGGGGCCATCGAGCGATGCCTAGCCCGATGGGCTTCTTTGACTGCCTCGATGTACAGGCCTTTTTTATCCTCGAAGTAATACTTCACCGCGTTCACGTTGACGTCTGCCCGACCGCAGATACGGCGAACCGTACCATGGTCGTAGCCATGCAGGGCAAATTCCTGAATAGCTGCCTCGAGGAGGCGTTGTTTGGCATCAGGCGGTGACGAACTCATGAATTTTCGGATCTTGCGATTGTTTTTTTAGAGTGGCAGCGATACTATCGAGTTAAACGCGTGTTTAATACTAACGCAGCTAATTAATTTAGCAAATCACACGTCCTCGCACCTGAGAACGATCCATGTCGAAGTTTACCGGCATTTTAAATCTAGCGCTGAAATCTCTCATCTCCCTCTGTCTGGTGGGAGGTGGTTTCGCTGCGGTAATTTTCTTGGGACAAGCCAAGACCGAGTCAGACCAACCGCCCCCCGAGGACATCCGTCTTGTCGAAATCCAAACGGTTCAGCCCCATGAGTCGGGGATTACCTTCGAGGTGGATGGTGTTGTCGTTCCGTATCGCGAAATTCAATTAGCAGCGGAAGTCGACGGCCGGGTAATCGAAAAATCGGACAATCTACGTATCGGTCGAACCGTCTCAGCGAAGGAACCGATCGTCTTGATCGACCGCCGCGACTATGACCTGGAATTAGAACGACTGCAAGAGGACCTCGAACAGGCCGAGGACAACATCGCCGAAATGGATGTTCAAATCGCATCGGCCGGCGGTCAGATCGAGTTGGCTTCTGAGAATCTCGTAATTCAGACACGATCGACCGACCGAATACGAAGTCTCGTTAGTCGAAATGCCACGACCGAGTCGAGTCTGGATGACGCTCTGCGTGCGGAATTATCGGCCAAGACGACCCTTCAAACGCAACGCGATCAACTCGCACTCCTGAAAGCCACCAAGACGCGGCTGGAAAACGTCCGCGATCGTACGAAATCAGAGATCTCGGCTGCCCAATTGCAACTAAGCCGCACGACGATTGCCTCACCCATCGACGGCGTAGTTGTAGAGGACCAGGTAGAGCAAGACAGCTACCTGCAGAAGGGGACTGCCATCTGCACGATCCGTGACACCTCGAAGCTGGAAATCAAATGCAGCCTGCAAGCCTATCAAATGAAGTGGCTCTGGGAATCGTCGACCGGTTCGACCGAGACGAAGAAACGCGGAGCTTACGTGCTGCCCGAAACACCAGTCACCGTACGATTCCGGATTGGGAACGAGGTTTACGTTTGGGATGGAAAGCTGACCCGCTACGACGGCGGCCAGATTGACCAACAAACTCGGATGATTCCATGTCGCGTCCAAGTTAACGATCCACTGCATGTCAAGCGTATTACTGACGACGGAGAGATCGACACCCTTGCCGAGGTCCCGACACTGATGGTGGGCATGTACGTTCAGGTAGATGTCCACGTCAATCCGAGAAATCCGTTAGTAGCGGTGCCTGTACCGGCAGTTTACCCAGGCAATCGTCTTTGGGTTGTCAAAGACGACAAATTAGAACGCCGAGAAGTCCTGGTAGCCGTGAGCAATGATGACGACGCGCTAGTATATGCCGGCGAAGGAAAAATTCAGCCTGGCGAGCAGGTCGTTGTCTCGCCCCTGTCGGCTCCCTTCCATGGTGCGAAAGTTAAGGTGGTTGAATAACCATGCAAGGAATTGTTCGCTGGGCGATATCCAACACGCCCGCCATGAATATCTTAATGGTCGCCGCAATCCTAGTCGGATTCGTCTCGCTTTCGCGAATGCATCGCGAGACCTTCCCCGATTTCGATCTCGATATCATCCTCGTCCAGGTCCCCTATCCCGGAGCCGCGCCTCAGGAAGTGGAAGAAGGGATTTGTCAGAAGATCGAAGAGGCGGTGCGTTCGCTCGATGGCATCAAGAAGGTTACTTCAGTTGCCGCAGAAGGGGTGGGCAGTGTCGTCATCGAATTGCAATCGTCCGTCTTGAACCCTGATCGAGTGCTGGACGAAATTCGTTCGGAAATTGATCGCATTCCCAGCTTCCCGGAAGAATCGGAAGACGCTGAGGTGCGTCGCGTTACCACGCGTCGGCCAGCGATACGAGTCGGTGTGATTGGACCTGAATTCGACTCGGAAGAAGCGCAACTCGAATTACGCGCAGTGGCTGAGAAGGTTCGCAATGAGATGCTTCAGCTCGATGGCGTCTCGCAGGTCGACTTTATCAACAACCGAGACTATCAGATCGATGTCGAGATCCACGAATCCATTCTGCGATCGCACGGTCTAACCCTGAACAATGTGGCCGAGATCATCCGCCGTGAAAACCGCGAACTGCCAGCCGGTACGATTCGCGGCGAGTCGCAGGAAGTCTTGCTACGGGGTAACAATCGCCGCACCACAGGGGAAGACATCGCCAAGCTTCCCTTAATTACTCAGCTAGATGGAGCCGTTCTTACCATCTCTGATCTAGGTACGGTGCGCGATGAACTAGCCGACACCACGTCTCGCGCCTACATCCAAGGCAAGCCCGCGATGGCATTGACCATCTCGCGAAGCTCGGACGAAGACCTGCTTAAGATGGTAGATGCCGTCAAGAGCTATGTTGCCGAGAAGCAGCTGCCAAGTGGCTACGAAATGCTGACCTGGAGTGATCAATCAATCGAAGTCCGCGGTCGATTGAACTTACTCATCGAGAACGCAATTTACGGATTGATCATTGTCTTTGTGCTCTTGATCTTATTTTTGGATCTCGAGCTTGCGATCTGGGTTTCACTAGGAATTCCGTTCTCGCTCTTTGCTGCTGGTATTTACCTGTACGCCGCTGGGGAAACGATGAACATGATTTCCATGTTCGGTTTTCTGATGGCCTTGGGCATTGTGGTGGACGATGCGATTGTTGTCGGCGAAAACATCTATGCCCACCGACTGATGGGCAAATCCTTCATGGACTCGGCTGTGGATGGGACAACGGAGGTGATGAGTTCCGTGTCGTCGTCGACGGCCACAACCGTAATGGCGTTCATGCCGCTGCTGTTTGTCAGTGGCGTAATGGGAAAGTTCATGGCCGTGATGCCGATGGCAATTATTGCCATCTTGATTGCTTCGCTTTTTGAATGCATCACCATTTTGCCGTGTCACTTGGCGCATAAAAATGACGGCTTCATGAAGTTCATGGGCTGGGCTCTCTTTATCTTTGCTTGGCTTTTGCCGATCGTTCATTGGGCTAGTAACACCACGACCAAGATTCTGGAATGGTTCATTCGCAACGCCTATCAACCTAGTCTGAATTGGGCCTTGCACAACCGAATCATCGTGTGCGGAGGCGGCGTGGCTGCGATCTTGGTGACCTTTGCGATCGTACGTTCTGGCATAGCGCCGATCGAGTTCTTCCCCAAGCTGGATGGGAATACGGTTCAAGCTCAAGTCACCTTTCCCGATGGAACCCCCGAACGCGTCACCCAAGAGTGGACCAAACGCATTGAAGAATCGTTCTGGGCAGTCAACGAGCGTCTTTCCCCTCAAGGTGAGAGCCTGGGCCAGGTATCATTCCGCACCGTCGGCTCGCAAGTCTCTAATGGTGGTCCTCCCGGAGCAAATGCCAACGAGGCCAGCGGTAGCCATGTTGGGAGCGTCGAGATCGAGTTGCAAGACACCGAGCAGCGCGAAATCAGCAGCATGGATATCGTTACCGCCTGGCGAGATGAACTTGGATCGATTCCGGGAGCCGAGTCGTTAACGATTGCCTCGCAAGCAATGGGCCCTGGTGCGACCCCGATTGAGTTTCGCTTGCTGGCCGATGGCGATCACATGGATCAACTTGAAGAAGCGGTCGAGAAGACCAAAGCCCATATGGAGACCTACTCGGGCCTGATCGATATCTCGGACGACTCGATTCCCGGCAAATGGGAATATCGATTCCGTATCAAGCCTGATGCCCAAGCTCTCGGCGTACGTACGGCTGACCTGGCCGAAACCGTCCGGGCTGCTTTCTATGGCCAGGAAGTGATGCGAGTCCAGCGTGGACGCCATGAAGTCAAGATCATGGTGCGATACCCTCAAGAGGATCGGCATCGCCTAGCATCGTTCAATGACATCCGCATTCGCCTAGACGACGGCATCGAGCGTCCGATCACGGAACTGGCAGAAGTGGACATCGTCCGAGGTTACTCCGAGATCAACCGCTTGAAGCAAAAGCGTTCGATCAAGATTATTGCGGATATCGATACCGAACGTGGCAACGAAGTCGAAATCGTGGCCGGCATCAAAGCAGACTTTGTCCCCAAGCTTCTCAAAGAATACCCTGGCATTAGCGTGTCTTGGGAAGGACAAAACGAACAGCGTAGCGAGTCGATGGGCAGTCTGGGTAATGGATTCCTTGTTGCCGTAGTCGCCATGTTCATGCTACTTGCATTTGAATTCAAATCGTACTTCCAGCCACTTTTGATTTTGGCCATCATCCCCTTCGGGGCGATCGGTGCCGTGGCAGGGCATGCGATCATGGGGATCCCTCTTACATTCTTCAGCATGTTTGGTCTGGTCGCACTAACCGGGATTGTCGTGAACGATTCCATCGTGCTGGTCGACTTTATCAATCAGCGTGTCAAAGCAGGCATGCCGCTGAAGGAAGCATTGCTCGAAGCAGGTTCGCGTCGCTTCCGACCGGTACTACTAACCACAATTACCACCGTGGGTGGCCTTTCGCCGCTGCTAACCGAAACATCGCTACAAGCCCAGCTTCTTATTCCGATGGCAACCAGTATCGCCTTCGGGGAAATCTTCGCTACGGTTCTGGTGCTGTTTCTAGTTCCGGTCGGTTACTCCATTAAGGTGAGCTTCATCGAGTTCTTCGCTCCAGGGTCAATTCTCGGTAACGAGAACACCCCTCAGACAGCTCATGCATTTACCTCGCCTGGAAAGCTCGAAGAGTCCTCGATCGGGACATCGCATTAAAACCTGGCCGGATCAGCCGATGCTCCACATGGTTTCGGCCATCTGACCTACCACTTGGATCAACGCAAACGCGACGACATAGGCCATAAAGAAATAGCGGTCCTTGACCTGACACTGTGCCATGCCGAGCAGCATCAGCATGCAGCCGAACCCTTCGACCGGGGCGACCATGTAGGTGGTTACCGCAAAGGTGAGCAGCAGATAGTGCCGGAGCGAATGCCAACGTGATTTCTCTGGCAAGGCGAAAACAAGAGCGATCGAGCCTTCGATAACCACCGTCCACCAGGTCAGGAACCAGGCCAGCCACCTTACCGACTCGGTTCGATGTAAGCTGCGGGGAACCAAGTCCCACTCCGAGCCAAGCAACAGCTGCATCACGACGCTTCGATTCTCTTCTAGATGCCAAGAATTCAGGTCGGTCAAAAGGGCAGTGAAACCGTGAAACCGACTGTCGGTTAATAGCGTGAACTCGAAGAAGTCTCCGGACAGATAGGACGGCGTCGTCGCTTTATAGAACGCAGCCAGTCCCATGACGAGGATCAACAGGTTGCGTCCATTGGCGTGCAAGATTTCCTGCCGATCTTGCTTTGCCCAGCAAGCACAAGCTGTCGCGAGCATCCAATAGCCTATCAGCCACTTGTGGTTGTCAGATGTGGCCCAATCGTAGACGACCCCAGATCCAACAATAATTGCCAGAGCCAACCAGGTTAACGCAGAGTTGCGAAGTCTTGCCGACACAAGAGCCAGAATTGCCAAGCCCAAGCTGGGTCCTCGCATGAACCATGCATCGGGACCATTGAGTAACACGATTATGAGGGAAAGCGCCAAGCAGATATTCCATCGGACCTCTGGTGACTCGATCTCGCTGGCCCAATGCTTGGCCGAAGCAGCAGATTCCATTCTTGCTTCCATGGCCCCCTCGCTACTCGTTTAAAGAATCCTGAATCTCTTCTCCATCGCGAGAGAGAATGAGAAACGTGGTGCCTTCCTCGATTTCAAACGGTTCGACGTGGATTTCGCACGCCTGCGAGTCGTAGGCAAGATTTCCGATCACGAGCGCAACGCTTTGGTATTTGGCATCTTCCTGTTTTATTATCTCGTTAAAGCGATGTGCGACGGTCAGCAAATTCTTCTTACTGGGGAGCGTACTTGCGTTGACGTATTCCCGCTCTAACTCAGGGATCAATGCGGTGTGAAAGACATCGTCGCTGGTGTAAGCCCAATGCTTTATCGTCCGCTTTTCGATCTCGGCGAACATACCAAAGCCCCCTCCTTTCCAGGGATTCAGTTGCCAGTTGTTAACAGCTACCATCTGTCCGATGGCGACAACCAACAGCAACGTGGGGGCAAGCAGCTTGAGTATGATTCGATTTCTGGGCACCTGACTTGTAACTCCGATCCAAGCCAACACTTCAAAAATGGCTAAGTGTCAATCCTACGCGAGAAGTGGCGAGAGTTTGATTCGCAAGGCTGCATGCTGTTTTACTCGATTGGGTCATCAATCTGACCTGCTCAATCCAGCACAAGCTTGGCTGCGTGACCAATGCCGCCGTAGTATATAGGCAGGCCCTGAGCGAAACAACGCAAATTGATCGGTGATAACATGTATTGGCCAGGCCTAACCTTCTCAACCCCACTTCCTAGAAAGATGTCTCATGGATCTTCAACTGAAGAACAAAAATGCGCTGGTAACTGGTTCGACCAAAGGAATTGGCTACGCAATTGCCCAAGTACTAGCTCAGGAAGGGGCCAATGTGATCGTCAATGGCCGCAGCGAGGAATCGACGCAGGCCGCAGCGAAATCGATTGGAAACAACGCGCGGGGAATCGCGGCCGATGTCTCGACACCCCTGGGATGTAATGATCTTCTCGAGAAGTCCGGGCAAATCGATATTCTGGTAAACAATGCTGGGATCTTTGAACCGAAAGAATTCTCAGAAATCCCGGACGAGGACTGGGAGCGGTTCTACCAGATAAACGTTATGTCCGGGGTACGACTTACGCGGGCCGTCCTGCCCCAAATGCTAGAGCGCAATTGGGGACGCGTCTTATTCGTTTCCAGCGAAAGTGGAGTCCAGATTCCCGCCGAGATGATTCACTACGGTATGACCAAAGCCGCCAACATCTCGCTCGTCAACGGAATCGCCCGATTGACCAAGGGAACCCATGTGACCGTAAACGCGATCTTACCCGGCCCGACAGCATCCGAAGGCGTATCCGAGTTCGTCGGTCATTTGGCCAAGGAAGCCAGTCAATCGAAAGAAGAATTCGAGAATGACTTCTTCGAGCATGCTCGACCCACCTCACTTATACAACGTTTCGCTGAAGTCGAAGAGGTTGCCAATACCACGGCATACTACTGCTCGCCCTTATCCAGTGCCACCAACGGCGCGGCCATTCGGGTAGACGGCGGTATCATCCTGGAAACTTAAATCGCTCGAATCCGACAGACGATCTGGCAGGTAATAATTGATAACGTTCCTATTGCTCCTGCGAGGTTGTCATGTTTCGTCGCCGCTGGTTCGCTCTCCTTTTGTTATTTGGAATCACAGGCGGGCTTATTTGGGGTGGTAAAAACTTTCAAGCAGCCGAAGTCCCATCCCCACCCACGTCTGGCCTGTTTGATATCTCGACTAAGTCCGAAGGCTACTCGCGGACCGCCTTGATTCATATTCCCAAGAGCTATAACGCCCAAACACCTCCACCTTTGGTGATTGCACTGCATGGGACAGGGGGTGATGCCGAATCTATTTTGCACCACTACAACTGGGCAAAGCTGGCCGATAAAGAAGGGTTTATCGTCGTCTCGCCGAATGGTTTACCGGCCAGACCGCGTCTGCCCAGTAATTTCCTGGCCAATCCACAACTATGGAATTCCGGACAACTTCGCGAAGGCTCGCCAAGGACCAAAATCGATGACGTTGCCTACATTCGCACACTGCTAGACGATCTGGCAAAGAAGGTTCGCTACGATAAGAACCGCGTTTTTGCCACAGGGCACAGCAATGGTGGTGGGATGACCTTTCGTCTGGGTGCCGAGATGTCCGATCGCCTCGCCGCCATCGGTACGGTTGCCGGAATGGTCGCAGTAAACGACCCCCAACCCGTGAAACCGCTACCGACGCTATTTATCTAC
This window encodes:
- a CDS encoding efflux RND transporter permease subunit yields the protein MQGIVRWAISNTPAMNILMVAAILVGFVSLSRMHRETFPDFDLDIILVQVPYPGAAPQEVEEGICQKIEEAVRSLDGIKKVTSVAAEGVGSVVIELQSSVLNPDRVLDEIRSEIDRIPSFPEESEDAEVRRVTTRRPAIRVGVIGPEFDSEEAQLELRAVAEKVRNEMLQLDGVSQVDFINNRDYQIDVEIHESILRSHGLTLNNVAEIIRRENRELPAGTIRGESQEVLLRGNNRRTTGEDIAKLPLITQLDGAVLTISDLGTVRDELADTTSRAYIQGKPAMALTISRSSDEDLLKMVDAVKSYVAEKQLPSGYEMLTWSDQSIEVRGRLNLLIENAIYGLIIVFVLLILFLDLELAIWVSLGIPFSLFAAGIYLYAAGETMNMISMFGFLMALGIVVDDAIVVGENIYAHRLMGKSFMDSAVDGTTEVMSSVSSSTATTVMAFMPLLFVSGVMGKFMAVMPMAIIAILIASLFECITILPCHLAHKNDGFMKFMGWALFIFAWLLPIVHWASNTTTKILEWFIRNAYQPSLNWALHNRIIVCGGGVAAILVTFAIVRSGIAPIEFFPKLDGNTVQAQVTFPDGTPERVTQEWTKRIEESFWAVNERLSPQGESLGQVSFRTVGSQVSNGGPPGANANEASGSHVGSVEIELQDTEQREISSMDIVTAWRDELGSIPGAESLTIASQAMGPGATPIEFRLLADGDHMDQLEEAVEKTKAHMETYSGLIDISDDSIPGKWEYRFRIKPDAQALGVRTADLAETVRAAFYGQEVMRVQRGRHEVKIMVRYPQEDRHRLASFNDIRIRLDDGIERPITELAEVDIVRGYSEINRLKQKRSIKIIADIDTERGNEVEIVAGIKADFVPKLLKEYPGISVSWEGQNEQRSESMGSLGNGFLVAVVAMFMLLAFEFKSYFQPLLILAIIPFGAIGAVAGHAIMGIPLTFFSMFGLVALTGIVVNDSIVLVDFINQRVKAGMPLKEALLEAGSRRFRPVLLTTITTVGGLSPLLTETSLQAQLLIPMATSIAFGEIFATVLVLFLVPVGYSIKVSFIEFFAPGSILGNENTPQTAHAFTSPGKLEESSIGTSH
- a CDS encoding alpha/beta hydrolase family esterase; protein product: MFRRRWFALLLLFGITGGLIWGGKNFQAAEVPSPPTSGLFDISTKSEGYSRTALIHIPKSYNAQTPPPLVIALHGTGGDAESILHHYNWAKLADKEGFIVVSPNGLPARPRLPSNFLANPQLWNSGQLREGSPRTKIDDVAYIRTLLDDLAKKVRYDKNRVFATGHSNGGGMTFRLGAEMSDRLAAIGTVAGMVAVNDPQPVKPLPTLFIYGTADPVLPIGGGETSLPWGTRTTPPIADHMEKWAKAIDCETEPTTVSDDDTIKKVRYRSRKNDPELTILYLQGHGHQWPGASRNLPPRLIGPITSKLDAAVELWKFFENSTK
- a CDS encoding SDR family NAD(P)-dependent oxidoreductase, producing MDLQLKNKNALVTGSTKGIGYAIAQVLAQEGANVIVNGRSEESTQAAAKSIGNNARGIAADVSTPLGCNDLLEKSGQIDILVNNAGIFEPKEFSEIPDEDWERFYQINVMSGVRLTRAVLPQMLERNWGRVLFVSSESGVQIPAEMIHYGMTKAANISLVNGIARLTKGTHVTVNAILPGPTASEGVSEFVGHLAKEASQSKEEFENDFFEHARPTSLIQRFAEVEEVANTTAYYCSPLSSATNGAAIRVDGGIILET